The following proteins are co-located in the Polystyrenella longa genome:
- a CDS encoding eukaryotic translation initiation factor eIF-2-beta/eIF-5 family protein — protein MRSSERHGVGYGYEGNDWTSSSDYIGSDGGEEKYIRCPNCEVKLRISVLKCPKCGAKVQDPKPATWFENIGGAIMIFFALLMVFAIFSCLAEAFLEIVSLITS, from the coding sequence ATGCGTTCAAGCGAAAGGCACGGCGTGGGATACGGCTATGAAGGAAATGATTGGACTTCTTCATCGGACTACATCGGCTCCGATGGTGGTGAAGAAAAATATATTCGCTGCCCCAACTGCGAAGTGAAGCTGCGAATTTCCGTATTGAAATGTCCGAAATGCGGAGCCAAGGTTCAGGACCCGAAACCCGCGACCTGGTTCGAGAACATCGGAGGAGCCATCATGATCTTTTTCGCTCTTTTAATGGTGTTCGCGATCTTCAGTTGTCTCGCGGAAGCTTTCCTGGAGATCGTTTCTTTAATTACGAGCTAG
- a CDS encoding TolC family protein, with amino-acid sequence MKSSKAINWLLICVMCWATVGCKSVTMKEKKLSYLGDKDHLEHYKDEVTSIEYTEVAHCTPDEVKFTQEPRTIRDRKHDEIWDLSLTEALHLALKNNRVIRTDGSFMNSTEAITNQNASSVYDPAIQETGVLFGGRGVEAALSDFDANFTTSMLWGRNNEIVNSPFFGGTPGGNLTRETGAFRAGVSKQFATGGSFALRNDWDYSGTNASGQLFPSAYTGNVRGELRQPLWARSGTEYTRIAGPGGAGFSGVTGVSQGVSIARINNDITVADFELSVIDLLRDVETVYWQLYLDYHRYHTVVTARNSALESWRNAKLKLDIGGISGFKLVDEAQARDLLFQRRSDAATSLGDLYSREIRLRRLLGLSVNDGRVIRPVDEPVEAEFIPEWYGNLVEALTNRVEIRKQKWSIRSLELQHIAAQSLTNPQLDFVSSYQVNGFGDQLWGLGSDDDAANTNSGLRYGMERITQGDETGWTAGVELSMPIGFRSAKAQVRNYELRIAKSREQLAVLELEISHELAVAIQKVHSNYIAAREDFSRRKAARRRVELYEAEVDAGTSTLDPLLRAQSSLAEAEVAFYTSLVDYNLALLDLQYRKGTVLEYDNVYLSEGSWTPAAYRQAVRRAWARTYAIENPHLHSEPGEFAQSESYPRYIDVARPETRETEPSLKSKSSVEESEGPTEVPPAIEADSPQVKAPLENKTSQLPRANRLETELPDEFNLDFSNAFEEKPKFEQVQFLKEEPFAPTRRNSSEIPDFED; translated from the coding sequence ATGAAGTCAAGCAAGGCAATCAACTGGTTGCTGATCTGTGTTATGTGCTGGGCCACGGTTGGCTGCAAAAGCGTGACGATGAAAGAAAAGAAGCTGAGTTACCTCGGCGACAAAGATCATCTGGAACACTACAAAGATGAAGTGACCAGTATCGAATACACAGAAGTCGCGCACTGTACTCCTGATGAAGTTAAGTTCACTCAGGAACCGCGTACTATTCGTGATCGCAAACATGATGAGATCTGGGACTTGTCGCTTACCGAGGCGCTGCACCTGGCTCTCAAAAACAACCGTGTTATCCGCACCGACGGTTCCTTCATGAATAGCACCGAGGCAATCACCAATCAGAATGCCAGTTCGGTCTACGACCCGGCCATTCAGGAAACGGGAGTGTTGTTCGGCGGTCGTGGTGTGGAAGCGGCCCTGTCTGACTTCGATGCCAACTTTACGACCAGTATGCTCTGGGGACGTAACAATGAGATTGTGAACAGTCCTTTCTTCGGGGGGACACCTGGTGGAAACCTGACGCGGGAAACGGGAGCTTTTCGAGCGGGAGTCTCGAAGCAATTCGCTACTGGGGGTAGCTTTGCCTTAAGAAACGACTGGGACTACTCTGGTACTAATGCTTCCGGGCAACTCTTTCCATCGGCATATACAGGCAACGTTCGTGGTGAACTTCGCCAACCGTTGTGGGCTCGTTCGGGTACCGAATACACCCGCATTGCCGGACCTGGCGGAGCCGGGTTCAGCGGAGTGACCGGGGTGAGTCAGGGGGTTTCGATTGCACGAATCAATAACGATATTACGGTTGCTGATTTTGAACTTTCGGTGATCGACCTGTTACGCGATGTGGAAACTGTCTACTGGCAGTTGTATCTCGACTATCACCGGTATCACACCGTCGTAACTGCTCGTAACAGTGCTTTGGAATCATGGCGTAATGCCAAACTGAAATTGGATATCGGCGGTATCTCTGGATTTAAACTGGTCGATGAAGCGCAAGCTCGGGATCTCCTGTTCCAACGTCGATCCGACGCCGCCACATCCTTGGGCGACTTGTACAGCCGCGAGATTCGTCTTCGTCGACTGTTAGGTCTGTCGGTGAATGATGGACGCGTCATTCGGCCTGTTGATGAGCCGGTTGAAGCCGAATTCATTCCGGAATGGTATGGCAACCTGGTGGAAGCTCTGACCAATCGAGTTGAAATTCGCAAACAGAAATGGTCCATCCGAAGTCTTGAGTTGCAACATATCGCGGCTCAGAGCCTGACGAATCCACAACTGGACTTCGTCTCCAGCTATCAGGTCAACGGTTTCGGTGACCAGTTATGGGGATTGGGAAGCGACGATGATGCCGCGAACACGAATAGTGGTCTTCGGTACGGGATGGAACGGATCACGCAAGGAGACGAAACGGGTTGGACAGCCGGCGTCGAGTTGAGCATGCCGATTGGTTTTCGTTCAGCGAAAGCACAGGTTCGAAACTACGAACTCCGTATCGCCAAATCGCGTGAACAACTAGCCGTACTGGAGTTGGAAATCAGTCATGAGTTGGCAGTCGCTATCCAGAAAGTGCATAGCAACTATATCGCCGCTCGTGAGGATTTCTCGAGACGTAAAGCAGCCCGACGTCGGGTTGAATTGTACGAAGCAGAAGTCGATGCAGGAACGTCGACACTCGACCCACTGTTGCGTGCTCAATCGAGTCTCGCTGAAGCGGAAGTGGCTTTCTATACCAGCCTCGTCGATTACAACCTGGCACTACTTGATCTGCAATATCGTAAAGGAACCGTCCTGGAGTACGACAATGTGTACCTCTCGGAAGGGAGCTGGACACCCGCCGCTTATCGACAAGCGGTTCGTCGTGCCTGGGCTCGAACCTATGCAATCGAAAATCCACATCTGCACTCCGAACCGGGTGAATTCGCCCAGTCGGAGAGCTATCCTCGCTACATCGATGTCGCCAGACCGGAAACTCGTGAAACAGAGCCAAGTCTGAAATCAAAATCATCTGTGGAAGAAAGCGAAGGACCTACCGAGGTTCCTCCCGCAATCGAAGCGGATTCACCGCAGGTTAAAGCTCCGCTGGAAAATAAAACCAGCCAACTGCCACGGGCCAACCGGTTGGAGACTGAGCTACCTGATGAATTCAACCTCGACTTTTCGAATGCATTTGAAGAGAAGCCGAAATTTGAACAAGTTCAATTTTTGAAGGAAGAGCCGTTCGCTCCTACGCGACGGAATTCTTCCGAAATCCCCGACTTTGAGGATTGA
- the lpxK gene encoding tetraacyldisaccharide 4'-kinase: MDEAKFRKLISGEKKSFAAKLARGVLYICSFFYGTVVWFRNFSYDVKWLRAQKSDCAVVSVGNITAGGTGKTPVVAYIANWFERKGFSVVIVSRGYHQLAESVNDEKLVLDRLCPGIPHILNKNRVEAAKQAIEEYDAEVVVLDDAFQHRRIYRDLNLVLLDLSAPFGYDYLLPRGLLREHPEGLKRADLVMLTRVNQTERGLVTEVQQKQQSFRQASATTRQEKDDLAAVEVSFPPERFLNASGVSTELDKLQLAPVAAFCGIGNPEAFRQSLEKLGLEVAYFRAFPDHHHYREEELDEVAHDAKQAGCSQILTTLKDLVKIEKDKWGKLSLWAVTTGIDFEKGRELLDDKLEDVAHLIREKRDEAKA, encoded by the coding sequence ATGGATGAGGCGAAATTCAGGAAACTGATTTCCGGCGAGAAGAAAAGCTTCGCAGCCAAGCTCGCGCGCGGAGTTCTGTATATCTGCTCCTTCTTTTATGGCACGGTGGTCTGGTTTCGCAATTTCAGTTACGACGTCAAATGGCTGCGGGCGCAGAAGAGCGACTGTGCCGTGGTCAGCGTCGGAAACATCACTGCCGGGGGTACCGGAAAAACACCGGTGGTCGCCTACATTGCCAACTGGTTCGAACGCAAAGGATTTTCCGTCGTCATCGTCAGTCGCGGTTACCACCAGCTGGCGGAATCAGTGAATGATGAGAAGCTCGTCCTCGACCGCCTCTGTCCCGGCATCCCGCATATACTAAACAAGAACAGAGTCGAAGCGGCCAAACAGGCCATCGAAGAATACGACGCCGAAGTCGTCGTGCTTGACGACGCCTTTCAACATCGCCGCATCTACAGAGACCTCAATCTCGTATTACTCGATCTCTCCGCCCCTTTCGGTTACGACTACCTTCTCCCACGCGGCCTGCTGAGAGAACATCCCGAGGGACTCAAACGGGCTGATCTCGTCATGCTCACACGCGTCAACCAGACAGAACGTGGCTTGGTGACTGAAGTCCAGCAAAAGCAGCAGAGTTTTCGACAAGCTTCTGCGACAACCCGACAGGAAAAGGACGATCTTGCTGCCGTCGAAGTTTCCTTTCCGCCTGAGCGATTCCTTAATGCCAGCGGAGTCTCTACCGAACTCGACAAATTACAGTTGGCTCCCGTGGCCGCATTCTGCGGAATTGGCAACCCGGAGGCTTTTCGCCAATCGCTGGAGAAACTCGGACTCGAAGTCGCCTACTTCCGAGCGTTTCCCGATCATCACCACTACCGCGAGGAAGAACTTGACGAGGTCGCTCACGATGCCAAACAAGCAGGCTGCTCCCAGATTTTGACGACACTAAAAGATCTCGTCAAAATCGAAAAGGACAAATGGGGAAAACTTTCCCTGTGGGCCGTCACGACCGGCATCGACTTTGAAAAGGGACGGGAATTGCTCGATGACAAACTGGAGGATGTGGCTCATCTTATTCGAGAGAAGCGAGACGAAGCGAAAGCTTAA
- a CDS encoding (Fe-S)-binding protein, with protein MPRVGLFIPCYIDQFYPDVGLATLEVLEQHGCEVDYPAAQTCCGQPMANTGCTDAAVPLAERMINVFAPYDYVVAPSGSCVAMVREHYTDLLPLTNKLQEFQAKTFELCEFLTDVLKVDSISGSFPYKVGVHQSCHGLRELRLARSSETVGDDFDKARQLLKSLDGISFAELTRTDECCGFGGTFAVHEEAVSCMMGRDRLADHRAAGTEVLTAGDMSCLMHLNGLNQRHAQPFPVMHIAQILAGRQPEGITPVNSTDGSVA; from the coding sequence ATGCCCCGGGTTGGCCTGTTTATTCCCTGTTATATTGATCAGTTCTATCCCGATGTCGGCCTGGCCACATTGGAAGTCCTCGAACAACATGGGTGCGAAGTCGATTATCCCGCCGCACAAACCTGTTGTGGCCAACCCATGGCTAACACGGGTTGTACGGATGCGGCCGTGCCCCTGGCCGAACGGATGATCAATGTCTTTGCCCCTTACGATTATGTGGTCGCCCCCTCCGGTAGTTGTGTTGCCATGGTGCGCGAACATTACACCGACCTGCTGCCACTTACGAATAAACTCCAGGAGTTTCAGGCGAAGACGTTCGAGCTGTGCGAATTCCTGACCGACGTACTCAAGGTCGACTCCATCAGTGGAAGTTTCCCATACAAAGTGGGCGTCCACCAAAGCTGTCATGGGTTGCGAGAACTTCGACTTGCTCGCAGCAGTGAAACTGTCGGCGACGATTTCGATAAGGCGCGGCAACTTCTCAAATCACTGGACGGCATCTCCTTTGCCGAGTTAACACGCACCGACGAATGTTGTGGTTTCGGTGGGACCTTTGCGGTGCATGAAGAGGCTGTATCCTGCATGATGGGTCGCGATCGTCTGGCCGATCATCGCGCGGCGGGAACGGAAGTCCTCACGGCGGGTGACATGTCCTGCCTGATGCATCTCAACGGATTGAATCAACGCCACGCCCAGCCTTTCCCCGTGATGCATATTGCCCAAATCCTGGCGGGTCGACAGCCCGAAGGAATCACGCCTGTCAACTCAACTGATGGGAGTGTTGCTTAA
- a CDS encoding DUF962 domain-containing protein, whose amino-acid sequence MKRFIDNYIERHLHPVNRLLHLIGVPLTFVVSVIFLVQEQYWYALAAFVGGYILQFAGHAVEGNDAGEVVLVKRLAGKPYTEFGPRSQYYGSEATKE is encoded by the coding sequence GTGAAACGGTTCATAGACAACTATATCGAGCGGCATTTGCACCCGGTTAACCGTCTTCTGCACCTGATTGGTGTCCCGTTGACGTTTGTCGTCTCGGTGATTTTTCTGGTTCAGGAACAGTACTGGTACGCACTGGCGGCCTTCGTTGGGGGTTACATTCTGCAATTTGCTGGTCATGCCGTTGAGGGGAACGATGCCGGTGAGGTAGTTTTGGTAAAGAGGCTAGCTGGTAAGCCCTATACCGAATTTGGTCCTCGTTCTCAGTATTATGGCTCGGAAGCGACAAAAGAGTAG
- a CDS encoding lactate utilization protein B yields MAGHAQLADKFVANEERAQWHDKSLWFVRHKRDNISHSIPEWETLRETASQVKLHTVAHLAQYLEEFETNAKKLGVTVHWASNAAEHNEIVLSILQEHNVKRVVKSKSMLTEECHLNPHLEAAGMEVVDTDLGERIVQLRKEPPSHIVLPAIHIKKEEVGEVFHEHLGTEAGASDPGYLTEAARQHLRENFLAADAGITGVNFGIASTGGIVVCTNEGNADLGTALPNLHIACMGIEKLIPSPDHLSLYTRLLARSATGQPITTYTSHFHGPKPGGEMHIVLVDNGRSDILGSDDFRRSLSCIRCGACMNTCPVYRRSGGHSYQSTVPGPIGSILGPSQNAKEHSSLPFACSLCGSCTDVCPVKIDLHHQLLTWRKEIYVRGLLPFSKTFPMKVMSKVFQRPGLYAFGGKVARKALRLMPRWMIYNPLNGWGRQRDLPEAPKESFRDLYKKRKK; encoded by the coding sequence ATGGCTGGACATGCACAACTCGCTGATAAGTTTGTCGCGAATGAAGAGCGGGCCCAATGGCACGACAAATCACTGTGGTTCGTCCGCCACAAACGGGACAACATTTCGCATTCCATTCCTGAATGGGAAACACTCCGCGAAACCGCTTCGCAAGTCAAATTGCATACGGTCGCGCACCTTGCGCAGTATCTCGAAGAATTCGAAACCAACGCGAAGAAACTGGGCGTCACAGTTCACTGGGCGAGTAACGCCGCCGAGCACAACGAGATCGTCCTTAGCATTCTGCAAGAGCACAATGTCAAACGCGTCGTCAAAAGCAAATCGATGCTGACTGAGGAATGCCACCTCAACCCGCACCTCGAAGCCGCCGGGATGGAAGTCGTCGATACCGACCTGGGCGAGCGCATCGTGCAACTTCGCAAGGAACCTCCGAGCCACATCGTTCTGCCCGCCATCCACATCAAGAAGGAAGAAGTCGGCGAGGTCTTCCACGAGCATTTGGGTACGGAAGCAGGTGCGAGCGATCCCGGTTACCTGACCGAAGCGGCCCGTCAACATTTACGGGAAAACTTCCTGGCTGCCGACGCAGGCATCACGGGAGTGAACTTCGGCATCGCCTCCACCGGCGGCATTGTTGTTTGCACCAACGAAGGAAATGCTGACCTGGGTACGGCGTTACCCAATCTGCATATTGCCTGTATGGGAATCGAAAAACTGATTCCCTCCCCCGACCACCTCAGCCTATACACCCGACTGCTGGCCCGATCCGCGACAGGGCAACCGATCACCACTTATACATCGCATTTCCATGGCCCAAAACCGGGCGGCGAGATGCACATCGTGCTCGTGGACAATGGACGAAGTGATATTCTTGGCAGCGATGATTTCCGGCGTTCACTCAGTTGCATCCGTTGCGGTGCCTGCATGAATACGTGCCCCGTTTATCGCCGCAGTGGGGGGCACAGTTATCAATCAACCGTCCCCGGCCCAATCGGTTCGATTCTTGGCCCCTCGCAGAATGCAAAAGAACATTCGAGTCTCCCTTTCGCCTGTAGCCTGTGTGGTTCCTGCACCGATGTCTGCCCTGTGAAGATCGACTTACATCATCAGTTGCTCACCTGGCGGAAAGAGATTTATGTGAGAGGGCTGCTTCCTTTCAGTAAGACTTTCCCGATGAAAGTGATGTCGAAAGTCTTCCAACGCCCCGGCCTGTATGCCTTCGGTGGCAAGGTCGCCCGGAAAGCATTACGCCTGATGCCTCGCTGGATGATCTACAACCCTCTCAATGGCTGGGGGCGTCAACGGGATCTGCCCGAGGCACCCAAAGAGAGTTTCCGCGACTTGTACAAGAAACGTAAGAAGTAA
- a CDS encoding fumarylacetoacetate hydrolase family protein: MSNPLTTLSLCTLLAITTMASLYAESETVQKIARFEYKGKVRYGLVKGESILAIEGDIFGEWKRSDYLMKLEDVKLLVPTEPKQIFAMAGNYKSHLDGEVPEQFKTPQPFLKAYSSLQRPDGEIQLPPESAPVHYEAEMVIVIGKEAKNVSKEDAKDYILGITCGNDVSARAWQKGDVQWWRAKASDTFSPCGPWIVTGLDYDDLLMTLKLNGKVVQEERTSLLLHDVASTVSFISQHTTLHPGDLIFTGTPGKTDVIKSGDVVEVEIEGVGVLRNTVVDE; the protein is encoded by the coding sequence ATGTCTAATCCGCTCACTACGCTATCGCTGTGCACACTACTCGCGATCACCACAATGGCATCTCTCTATGCTGAGAGTGAAACAGTGCAGAAAATTGCCCGATTTGAATACAAGGGTAAGGTTCGATACGGACTCGTTAAAGGGGAGTCGATCCTCGCAATCGAAGGAGACATATTTGGTGAATGGAAACGTAGCGACTATTTGATGAAACTCGAAGATGTCAAACTGCTGGTGCCCACGGAACCGAAGCAAATCTTCGCGATGGCTGGAAACTATAAAAGTCATTTGGATGGCGAAGTTCCCGAACAGTTCAAAACACCGCAACCCTTCCTGAAGGCCTATTCTTCATTGCAGCGACCTGATGGAGAAATTCAACTTCCTCCGGAGTCGGCTCCCGTGCATTACGAAGCGGAGATGGTGATCGTCATCGGCAAAGAAGCGAAAAATGTGTCGAAGGAAGATGCGAAAGATTACATCCTGGGGATCACCTGTGGGAATGATGTCAGTGCCCGCGCCTGGCAGAAGGGAGACGTGCAATGGTGGCGGGCGAAAGCGTCCGATACATTCAGCCCCTGCGGTCCATGGATCGTCACGGGCCTCGATTATGACGACCTGTTGATGACGCTCAAGCTGAATGGCAAAGTCGTCCAGGAAGAACGAACCAGCCTGCTACTTCACGATGTCGCCAGCACCGTCAGCTTCATAAGTCAGCATACAACGTTGCACCCCGGCGATCTTATCTTCACAGGAACTCCCGGAAAAACAGACGTCATCAAATCAGGTGACGTCGTGGAAGTCGAAATCGAAGGAGTTGGCGTGTTACGGAATACGGTAGTTGACGAATAG
- a CDS encoding LutC/YkgG family protein, which produces MSSRDKILKSINRHLVPAAPLPDMDQAWIQFDNPTEQFLTMLSAVGGRGEVVANLQAVSAKLHEEPFYDDAKQICSLVPNLDISADKQVDLNAIEDPHDLADIDFAIVPGEFAVAENGAIWVTDAQVKHKALYFIAQHVVIVVHASDILHNMHEAYPRTGLNTEAFQQTPHFGVFISGPSKTADIEQSLVIGAHGARSLRVFLVEESFDRAQFK; this is translated from the coding sequence ATGAGCTCCCGCGACAAGATACTCAAGTCGATCAACCGGCACCTCGTTCCCGCAGCCCCGCTGCCCGACATGGATCAGGCGTGGATTCAGTTCGATAATCCCACCGAACAGTTCCTGACGATGCTCTCCGCCGTAGGTGGACGCGGCGAAGTCGTGGCTAACCTGCAAGCAGTCTCTGCCAAACTGCACGAAGAACCTTTTTATGACGATGCAAAACAGATTTGTTCGCTCGTTCCCAATCTAGATATCTCTGCAGACAAACAAGTCGATCTCAATGCAATTGAAGATCCACACGATCTGGCCGACATTGACTTCGCCATCGTCCCCGGAGAATTTGCGGTCGCAGAGAACGGGGCGATCTGGGTCACCGATGCCCAAGTCAAACATAAGGCACTCTACTTCATCGCGCAGCATGTCGTCATCGTCGTTCACGCGAGCGACATCCTCCACAACATGCACGAAGCCTATCCCCGCACGGGCCTCAACACAGAGGCATTCCAACAGACGCCCCACTTTGGTGTCTTCATCTCCGGCCCCTCGAAAACTGCCGACATCGAACAATCCCTCGTGATCGGCGCCCATGGTGCCAGATCACTAAGGGTGTTCCTGGTGGAAGAGAGTTTTGATCGGGCTCAGTTTAAGTGA
- a CDS encoding isocitrate/isopropylmalate dehydrogenase family protein: MYKVTLIPGDGVGPEIAEATRKCIDATGVKIDWDVQECGIEVIEAEGGVPARVLESIKANGVGLKAPITTPIGKGFRSVNVYLRQELGLYACIRPCKTYKGVRTFFEGVDVDLVVVRENTEDLYAGVEFEAGKPETTEVMNKINEMATGRKISTSPETTGISIKPISVEGTSRIAEAAFKYAVDNKRSSVTSICKANIMKYTDGLWYDTTRSVAKAYNAKFEWSELEEGIKASKDVAATDCGGKITYMERLIDNMCMQLVQKPELYDVVLTENLYGDILSDLCAGLVGGLGVAPGANIGTEGAIFEATHGSAPKYKGQNKVNPVALILSGKMMLDHLGEHEAATRLDNAVAAVIEEGKDVTYDLKPVRTDPTAVGTQEMAEAICKKMQDM, encoded by the coding sequence ATGTACAAAGTTACCTTGATACCGGGCGATGGTGTCGGTCCCGAAATTGCCGAGGCAACCCGCAAATGTATTGATGCCACCGGCGTCAAAATTGACTGGGATGTTCAGGAATGTGGCATCGAAGTGATCGAAGCTGAGGGAGGCGTTCCAGCCCGAGTCCTCGAATCCATTAAAGCCAACGGTGTCGGACTTAAAGCTCCGATCACCACGCCGATCGGAAAAGGTTTCCGTTCCGTCAACGTCTACCTGCGCCAGGAACTGGGACTGTATGCCTGCATTCGTCCCTGCAAAACCTACAAAGGCGTTCGAACCTTCTTCGAAGGCGTCGATGTCGACCTGGTTGTTGTCCGTGAAAACACCGAAGACCTGTACGCCGGTGTCGAATTCGAAGCGGGCAAACCCGAAACCACCGAAGTGATGAACAAAATCAACGAGATGGCGACGGGCAGAAAGATCAGCACCAGCCCTGAAACAACCGGAATCAGCATCAAGCCGATTTCTGTTGAAGGGACGAGCCGCATCGCTGAAGCCGCTTTCAAATACGCTGTCGACAACAAACGGTCTTCCGTAACGTCGATTTGCAAAGCGAACATCATGAAATACACCGACGGCCTGTGGTATGACACCACCCGTTCGGTCGCCAAAGCATACAATGCCAAATTCGAGTGGTCTGAACTCGAAGAAGGTATCAAAGCTTCCAAAGATGTCGCTGCCACCGACTGTGGCGGTAAAATCACTTACATGGAACGGCTCATTGACAACATGTGCATGCAGCTCGTTCAGAAACCAGAACTGTACGACGTCGTGCTGACTGAAAACCTGTACGGTGATATCCTGTCTGACCTCTGTGCCGGACTCGTGGGCGGCCTGGGTGTTGCTCCTGGAGCTAACATCGGTACTGAAGGAGCCATCTTCGAAGCGACCCACGGTTCTGCTCCGAAATACAAAGGCCAGAATAAGGTCAACCCAGTTGCCCTGATCCTTTCCGGCAAAATGATGCTCGACCACCTGGGCGAACATGAAGCCGCCACCCGGTTGGACAATGCCGTCGCCGCCGTCATCGAAGAAGGCAAAGACGTCACCTACGACCTGAAACCTGTTCGCACCGACCCCACTGCTGTCGGAACTCAGGAAATGGCCGAAGCAATTTGTAAGAAAATGCAGGACATGTAA
- a CDS encoding DUF4238 domain-containing protein yields MSNVPRKHHFIPKFFLSNFTDDGTENGMIHVFDLERKKYRTGKPANIALEKDFYKIDVPSIKDPMIVEKTLAEMEGTWSTIIKGIILNEQMPEDEWMDDLIFFVAVLLTRTDCFKSHISTFITDIDLQHQSKIDKKNDSLFFVQQIFLQAIRILPILSRRNWSLSVCKDVSQCLVCSNYPISLIPTVPHSINSPPGLASEKTLVTLPISKKMLLLGSFDQPVVNRSINHNEIAEFNTETISNADLIFSSNREFLHFDESRKITTEFAFPKV; encoded by the coding sequence GTGTCAAACGTACCAAGAAAACATCATTTCATTCCCAAGTTCTTCCTTAGTAATTTTACGGATGACGGTACAGAGAATGGAATGATTCATGTGTTTGATCTGGAACGAAAAAAGTACCGTACTGGAAAACCTGCTAATATCGCATTGGAAAAAGATTTCTATAAAATTGATGTTCCAAGCATTAAAGATCCAATGATCGTTGAAAAAACGCTGGCCGAGATGGAAGGCACGTGGAGCACGATTATTAAGGGTATCATTTTAAATGAACAGATGCCTGAAGACGAATGGATGGATGATCTTATATTCTTCGTTGCCGTACTACTAACTAGAACCGATTGCTTTAAGTCTCACATCAGCACGTTCATCACGGATATAGACTTGCAACACCAATCGAAGATTGACAAAAAAAATGATTCGTTATTCTTTGTTCAACAAATTTTTCTACAAGCTATTCGAATATTGCCCATCCTCAGCCGGAGGAACTGGAGTCTCAGCGTTTGCAAAGACGTTTCTCAGTGTTTGGTCTGTTCCAACTATCCGATCTCATTGATTCCCACGGTTCCACATTCGATTAATTCACCTCCCGGACTTGCCTCAGAAAAGACCCTAGTAACCTTGCCTATCAGCAAGAAGATGTTACTGCTTGGTTCTTTCGATCAACCTGTTGTTAATCGATCTATTAATCACAATGAAATCGCCGAATTTAACACTGAAACAATTTCGAACGCTGATTTGATTTTCTCGTCTAATAGAGAATTCTTGCATTTCGATGAATCTCGTAAGATCACTACAGAATTCGCATTCCCAAAAGTCTGA